Proteins from a genomic interval of Rhodothermus marinus:
- a CDS encoding 3-isopropylmalate dehydratase large subunit, giving the protein MGMTITEKILARHAGRDRVTPGENIWISVDILMTHDVCGPPTIEIFKREFGPNARVWDREKVVILPDHYIFTADPHARRNIEILREFAREQDLPYYYDVGTSRYKGVCHVALAEEGFNRPGIVLIGTDSHTCTSGAFGLFSTGVGNTDAAFIMGTGKIWVKVPETMRFIFEGSLPPYLMAKDLILAIIGDIGIDGATYRAMEFDGEAVYDLSIEERMTLTNMAIEAGGKSGIIAPDEKTIAYVQERTDAPFEIYHSDPDARYHSEYVYDVSKLEPVVAKPHRPDNRATVTEVAGTKLDRAYIGSCTGGKLEDFIAAARILKGQEVRIDTFVVPASTYVEQQLHHYKIDGVSLYDIFVNAGCKIGHASCGACLGGPPDTFGRTHGTEVVISTTNRNFPGRMGSKQASVYLASPLTVAASALTGVITDPREVLV; this is encoded by the coding sequence ATGGGCATGACCATCACCGAAAAGATCCTGGCCCGCCATGCCGGGCGCGACCGGGTAACCCCGGGCGAAAACATCTGGATCAGCGTCGACATCCTGATGACGCACGACGTGTGCGGGCCGCCAACCATCGAGATTTTCAAGCGTGAATTCGGACCGAATGCCCGCGTGTGGGATCGCGAAAAAGTTGTGATCCTGCCGGACCACTACATCTTTACGGCCGATCCGCACGCGCGGCGCAATATCGAGATTCTGCGCGAGTTCGCCCGTGAGCAGGACCTGCCCTATTACTACGACGTGGGGACGTCCCGCTACAAGGGCGTCTGTCACGTAGCGCTGGCCGAAGAGGGCTTCAATCGTCCGGGTATCGTGCTGATCGGCACCGACAGCCACACCTGTACGTCGGGGGCTTTCGGCCTCTTTTCGACGGGGGTGGGCAACACGGACGCGGCCTTCATCATGGGCACCGGCAAGATCTGGGTCAAGGTGCCTGAAACCATGCGCTTCATCTTCGAGGGTAGCCTGCCACCCTACCTGATGGCCAAGGACCTCATCCTGGCCATCATCGGCGACATCGGGATCGACGGGGCGACCTACCGCGCCATGGAATTCGACGGGGAGGCCGTTTACGACCTGTCGATCGAAGAGCGCATGACGCTCACGAACATGGCGATCGAAGCGGGTGGCAAAAGCGGCATCATCGCGCCCGACGAGAAGACGATCGCCTACGTGCAGGAGCGGACCGATGCGCCCTTTGAGATCTATCACAGCGATCCCGATGCACGCTACCACTCGGAGTACGTCTACGACGTCTCCAAGCTGGAGCCCGTCGTGGCCAAACCGCACCGGCCCGACAACCGGGCGACCGTCACCGAGGTGGCCGGCACGAAGCTCGACCGTGCCTATATCGGAAGCTGCACGGGCGGCAAACTGGAAGACTTCATCGCGGCCGCCCGCATCCTGAAGGGGCAAGAGGTGCGGATCGATACCTTCGTGGTGCCGGCTTCCACCTACGTGGAGCAGCAGTTGCACCACTACAAGATCGACGGCGTCTCGCTCTACGACATCTTCGTAAATGCGGGTTGCAAGATCGGCCATGCCAGTTGCGGCGCGTGCCTGGGCGGCCCGCCCGACACGTTCGGCCGCACGCACGGCACCGAGGTGGTCATCTCGACCACGAACCGCAACTTCCCGGGCCGCATGGGCTCCAAGCAGGCCTCCGTCTATCTGGCCTCGCCGCTGACGGTGGCCGCTTCGGCCCTGACGGGCGTCATCACCGACCCGCGCGAAGTGCTGGTGTAA
- a CDS encoding 2-isopropylmalate synthase, whose amino-acid sequence MSDRIIIFDTTLRDGEQAPGASMTIDEKLRIAHQLARLNVDVIEAGFPISSPAQFEAVQRIAAEVEGPVICALARAREEDIRAAAEALKPGKRTRIHTFIATSDIHIDAKFGDERYGRTLAEKRRTILRLAEEAVRLARTFTDDVEFSAEDAGRTDVGYLAEVVQVAIEAGATTINLPDTTGYCVPDEYAAMFREVIRRVQPPPHVIFSAHCHDDLGLAVANSLAAVQAGVRQIECTINGIGERAGNAALEEVVMALKVRGERFGRLQVNIVTQHLTETSRMVSMATGFPVPPNKAIVGRNAFSHEAGIHQHGVLRRRDTYEIMRAEDVGQEPEQIRLGRHSGRHGLFSRLAKLGIEVPEERKEEIYRRFLALADLKKEIYDEDLRRLVEEQPDDNPEALYQLMEMHVATGTHRAPEAEVQILNRATNTLRIERATGDGPVNAIYKAIDQAVGAAHELVSYELRSVTEGADAVGEVTVVIDFNGTRFKGVARHTDVLRASADAYLEAINQLEQYRADRESVSFVNAGIMQSFGGAAA is encoded by the coding sequence ATGAGCGACCGTATCATCATCTTCGACACCACGCTGCGCGACGGCGAGCAGGCGCCGGGCGCTTCCATGACAATCGACGAAAAACTGCGCATTGCGCATCAACTGGCCCGGCTGAACGTGGATGTCATCGAGGCCGGCTTTCCGATCTCGTCGCCGGCCCAGTTCGAGGCCGTGCAGCGCATTGCCGCCGAGGTTGAAGGACCTGTCATCTGCGCGCTGGCGCGGGCGCGCGAAGAGGACATCCGGGCGGCGGCCGAGGCGCTCAAGCCCGGCAAACGCACGCGCATCCACACGTTCATTGCCACCAGCGACATCCACATCGACGCCAAGTTCGGCGACGAGCGCTACGGGCGCACGCTGGCCGAAAAGCGCCGGACGATCCTGCGCCTGGCCGAAGAGGCCGTCCGCCTGGCCCGCACCTTCACCGACGACGTGGAGTTCAGCGCCGAGGACGCCGGGCGCACTGACGTGGGCTACCTGGCCGAAGTCGTGCAGGTGGCCATCGAAGCCGGCGCCACCACGATCAACCTGCCCGACACGACCGGCTACTGCGTGCCCGACGAGTACGCGGCCATGTTCCGGGAGGTGATCCGGCGGGTACAGCCGCCCCCGCACGTCATCTTCTCGGCGCACTGCCACGACGACCTGGGACTGGCCGTGGCCAACTCGCTGGCGGCCGTGCAGGCGGGTGTGCGTCAGATCGAGTGCACGATCAACGGCATCGGCGAGCGGGCCGGCAATGCCGCCCTCGAGGAGGTCGTCATGGCGCTGAAGGTGCGTGGTGAGCGGTTTGGTCGCCTGCAGGTAAACATTGTCACGCAACACCTGACGGAAACCAGCCGCATGGTCTCGATGGCCACCGGCTTCCCGGTACCGCCCAACAAGGCCATCGTCGGCCGCAACGCCTTCAGCCATGAGGCCGGTATCCACCAGCACGGCGTGCTGCGGCGGCGCGATACCTACGAGATCATGCGCGCCGAAGACGTGGGCCAGGAGCCCGAGCAGATCCGACTGGGACGCCACTCGGGGCGACATGGCCTTTTCAGCCGCCTGGCCAAACTGGGCATCGAGGTTCCGGAGGAGCGCAAAGAGGAAATCTACCGGCGCTTCCTGGCGCTGGCCGACCTGAAGAAGGAAATTTACGACGAGGATCTGCGCCGACTGGTAGAGGAGCAACCGGACGACAATCCGGAAGCACTCTACCAGCTCATGGAAATGCACGTCGCGACCGGTACGCACCGAGCACCGGAGGCCGAGGTGCAGATTCTCAACCGGGCGACCAACACGCTGCGCATCGAACGGGCCACCGGCGACGGTCCGGTCAACGCCATCTACAAGGCGATCGACCAGGCCGTGGGAGCCGCGCACGAGCTGGTCAGCTACGAGCTGCGTTCGGTCACCGAAGGGGCCGACGCCGTGGGCGAGGTGACCGTCGTGATCGACTTCAACGGCACGCGCTTCAAGGGCGTGGCCCGGCACACCGACGTGCTGCGCGCGTCGGCCGACGCCTACCTGGAGGCTATCAACCAGCTCGAGCAGTATCGGGCTGATCGGGAAAGCGTCTCGTTCGTGAACGCGGGCATCATGCAATCCTTTGGCGGCGCAGCCGCCTGA
- the mazG gene encoding nucleoside triphosphate pyrophosphohydrolase has product MAEAEKKPYDPSFRESEDRLEAYADFVAIVRQLRRDCPWDREQTHESVKHLLIEEAYEVVSAIEENDWEELKRELGDLLLHVVFHSVMAEQAGRFTLKDVIETETEKLIRRHPHVFGDVQVGSVQEVLSNWEQIKLREKAAARKAQVSALEGVPRHLPALLRAYRIQEKAAGVGFDFPERKQAWQKVEEELQEFHQLTQTGAAPEKLEDELGDVLFALVNYARLLGLNPENALQRTNNKFIRRFRHIEARLAEQGRTPAEADLDEMDRYWEEAKSLDRHKPDS; this is encoded by the coding sequence ATGGCGGAAGCAGAAAAGAAACCCTACGATCCGTCGTTTCGCGAATCGGAAGACCGGCTGGAGGCTTACGCCGACTTTGTGGCGATCGTGCGCCAGCTTCGCCGCGATTGCCCCTGGGATCGGGAGCAGACGCACGAGTCGGTCAAGCACCTGCTCATCGAGGAAGCCTACGAGGTCGTCTCGGCCATCGAAGAAAACGACTGGGAAGAACTCAAGCGCGAGCTGGGCGACCTGCTGTTGCATGTGGTGTTCCACAGCGTCATGGCCGAGCAGGCCGGACGCTTCACGCTGAAAGACGTGATCGAAACCGAAACCGAAAAGCTCATCCGGCGCCACCCGCATGTTTTCGGGGACGTGCAGGTAGGGAGCGTGCAGGAAGTGCTGAGCAACTGGGAGCAGATCAAGCTCAGAGAAAAGGCCGCCGCCCGCAAGGCGCAGGTTTCGGCCCTCGAAGGCGTGCCGCGGCATCTGCCGGCCCTGCTGCGGGCTTACCGGATTCAGGAAAAGGCGGCCGGTGTGGGCTTCGACTTTCCGGAACGGAAGCAGGCCTGGCAGAAAGTGGAAGAGGAGCTGCAGGAGTTCCACCAGCTGACACAGACCGGAGCCGCCCCGGAAAAACTGGAAGACGAGCTGGGCGATGTGCTGTTTGCCCTCGTGAACTATGCGCGGCTGCTGGGACTCAATCCGGAAAACGCCCTGCAGCGCACCAACAACAAGTTCATTCGTCGTTTCCGGCATATCGAGGCGCGGCTGGCCGAGCAGGGCCGCACCCCGGCCGAGGCCGATCTGGACGAAATGGATCGCTACTGGGAGGAGGCCAAATCGCTGGATCGGCATAAACCCGACTCCTGA
- a CDS encoding 3-isopropylmalate dehydratase — MKDIIRGLAYVVGDSIDTDQIIPAQHLVYSLTRPEERRLYGRYALSGVPAEGQGLPFGNIPFTEPDAYKSRFKIVVAGKNFGCGSSREHAPFALQEAGCEAVVAESYARIFYRNAIDGGFLVPFETPVRLIDKIRTGDELEIDTRLAKLTNLTTGEEFLLHPLGEVAEILRAGNLFEYARKAGLIPTNA, encoded by the coding sequence ATGAAAGACATCATCCGTGGGCTGGCCTACGTCGTAGGTGACTCGATCGACACCGACCAGATCATTCCGGCGCAACACCTGGTCTACAGCCTGACGCGTCCCGAAGAACGGCGGCTCTATGGCCGCTATGCGCTCAGCGGCGTACCGGCCGAAGGCCAGGGCCTTCCGTTCGGTAACATTCCGTTTACCGAGCCGGACGCCTACAAAAGCCGCTTCAAGATCGTGGTGGCCGGCAAGAATTTCGGCTGCGGTTCCTCGCGCGAGCACGCCCCGTTCGCGCTCCAGGAAGCCGGCTGCGAGGCCGTCGTCGCCGAAAGCTATGCGCGCATCTTCTACCGCAACGCCATCGACGGCGGCTTTCTCGTGCCGTTCGAAACGCCGGTTCGCCTGATCGACAAAATCCGCACGGGCGACGAGCTGGAGATCGACACGCGCCTGGCCAAGCTGACGAATCTGACCACCGGCGAAGAATTTCTGCTCCATCCACTGGGCGAAGTGGCCGAAATCCTGCGGGCAGGCAACCTGTTCGAGTATGCCCGTAAGGCCGGCCTGATCCCCACAAACGCCTGA
- a CDS encoding S8 family serine peptidase, translated as MRSALRSVFFALLLTGVFVRSARADRTPRMPVQPGVVVVKFEVPITLQAGKTGRPMLDRTLARFEPVALEPAFPFLEQAARKRPHPALDRLRTIYLLRYNRPISPWRVAAELSRLPGVVYAEPLPIRQIVEVPNDSLYPQMTHLPRIQAPEAWDVVKGEQGDVVIAIVDGGTDWRHPDLIDNVWTNPGEIPDNGIDDDGNGFVDDVHGWNFANDTPDPSGLSATPLNAAHGTQVAGVAAAVTNNNRGVSGSSWNARFMPINASCADTDRSICYGYQGIVYAALNGAQVINASWGGPGLSRLEADVVEFATDLGSLIVAAAGNDSGDNDRVPFGPASHPRVLSVGATNKDNDGKASFSNYGRSVNVFAPGVNLNSTLPNGRYTGSASGTSFASPLTAGIAALVRTRFPEYTPDQAREQIRLTADPIDAVNPGFSGRLGRGRINAFRAVTETGFPAIRLVDLDVADSDADGYLESGETVQLTARFTNHLAPATGVQFQLSADADYLTILQGEAQVSQLNPGDTVLVTFSFSIASDAPQNRTAIFLADIQADGGYADRDLFRLVVNPEQTATLATGRIQTSITTTGNLGWTGFAGESSGVGFVLDGHNLLFEGGLLAGISAQFVSDAVRGEDGSTQHRDFQPTEGGSLEVIAPGRFTAQQGTIELTDRAAPFPLHINVLQETYADTVPGRQLFVIVHYTIENTRTTTLSPLYAGIFLDWDVNPDAQDYARYDPTRRLGIVQDKSTNPDTLAAIRLLTPAPFSYRVIDNPTELYDGFTQSEKWSALSGGLQRTHLSNTDVSQLMAAGPFRLDPGCRIPVAFAILAAADADTLTQAADEAQRFWDEVIQPSIPNEPPAFVSVPDTLVAHEGEALNWQFAATDPDACASLSFRVLEGPDGFSVDPLTGQVRFVPGFNQAGTYPVRLLVTDGLATDTARTVLVVQDTNSPPTFTAVLTDTVLVVGRTFRYQFRAEDPEGDPLTYTLVEAPVGATIDPQSGQFTFTPQEVGQYTVVVAVSDGMFTLETPRIHLEVIPAEAGVQVYIPSGGGNVIQIVYDVPDPEPVRLTIYDLLGRRVRQLVDGVPGTGRHTITWDGRSDAGIEVASGLYFVRLEIGGKVETRPLVYVR; from the coding sequence ATGCGTTCTGCGCTGCGATCCGTCTTTTTCGCACTGCTGCTCACGGGTGTATTCGTCCGGTCGGCCCGAGCCGATCGCACTCCTCGAATGCCCGTACAGCCCGGCGTTGTCGTTGTCAAGTTTGAAGTGCCGATCACATTGCAGGCCGGCAAGACCGGCCGTCCGATGCTGGACCGCACGCTGGCCCGCTTCGAGCCCGTCGCGCTGGAGCCGGCCTTTCCTTTTCTGGAGCAGGCGGCCCGGAAACGTCCGCATCCCGCGCTGGACCGTCTGCGCACCATCTATCTATTGCGCTACAACCGTCCGATCTCGCCCTGGCGCGTGGCGGCCGAGTTGAGCCGCCTGCCCGGCGTCGTGTACGCCGAGCCGCTGCCGATCCGGCAGATCGTGGAGGTCCCCAACGACTCGCTTTACCCACAGATGACCCACCTGCCACGCATTCAGGCGCCGGAAGCCTGGGACGTGGTCAAGGGCGAACAGGGCGACGTGGTCATCGCTATCGTGGACGGCGGCACCGACTGGCGTCATCCCGACCTGATCGACAACGTGTGGACCAACCCGGGTGAGATCCCCGACAACGGCATCGACGACGACGGCAACGGCTTTGTCGACGACGTACACGGCTGGAATTTTGCCAACGATACGCCCGATCCTTCCGGACTTTCGGCCACGCCGCTCAACGCGGCGCACGGCACCCAGGTAGCCGGCGTGGCCGCCGCCGTCACGAACAACAATCGGGGCGTGTCGGGCAGTAGCTGGAACGCCCGCTTTATGCCGATCAATGCGAGCTGCGCTGACACGGATCGCAGCATCTGCTACGGCTATCAGGGAATCGTGTACGCTGCCCTGAACGGCGCGCAGGTGATCAATGCGAGCTGGGGCGGTCCCGGTCTTTCCAGACTGGAAGCCGACGTGGTCGAATTCGCCACCGATCTGGGCAGCCTCATCGTGGCGGCCGCCGGCAACGACAGCGGCGACAACGACCGCGTGCCGTTCGGTCCGGCCAGCCATCCGCGCGTGCTCTCGGTGGGCGCCACCAACAAAGACAACGACGGCAAGGCCAGCTTTTCGAACTACGGGCGCAGCGTGAACGTCTTCGCGCCGGGCGTCAACCTGAACAGCACGCTGCCTAACGGCCGCTACACGGGATCGGCCAGCGGCACCTCGTTCGCCAGTCCCCTGACGGCCGGCATCGCCGCCCTGGTGCGGACGCGCTTTCCCGAATACACGCCCGATCAGGCCCGCGAACAGATCCGCCTGACCGCCGACCCGATCGACGCCGTCAATCCGGGCTTTTCCGGACGCCTGGGCCGCGGCCGCATCAACGCCTTCCGCGCCGTCACGGAAACCGGCTTTCCGGCCATCCGCCTGGTCGATCTCGACGTGGCCGATAGCGACGCCGACGGCTACCTCGAAAGCGGCGAGACCGTTCAGCTCACCGCCCGCTTCACGAATCATCTGGCCCCGGCCACCGGGGTGCAGTTTCAGTTGAGCGCCGACGCCGACTACCTCACCATCCTGCAGGGCGAGGCTCAGGTGTCGCAGCTCAATCCAGGCGATACCGTGCTGGTGACGTTTTCCTTCAGCATTGCCTCCGATGCCCCGCAAAACCGCACGGCGATTTTTCTGGCCGACATTCAGGCCGACGGCGGCTACGCCGACCGCGATCTGTTCCGCCTGGTGGTTAACCCCGAGCAAACCGCTACGCTGGCAACGGGACGCATTCAGACCTCGATTACCACTACGGGCAATCTCGGCTGGACGGGCTTTGCTGGAGAGTCGAGCGGCGTGGGCTTCGTGCTGGACGGGCACAATTTGCTTTTTGAAGGGGGCCTATTGGCCGGCATCTCGGCCCAGTTTGTCTCGGACGCTGTCCGGGGCGAAGACGGATCCACTCAGCACCGCGACTTCCAGCCGACCGAAGGCGGCAGCCTTGAAGTCATCGCACCGGGACGCTTTACGGCCCAGCAGGGCACCATCGAACTGACCGACCGGGCAGCGCCCTTCCCGCTGCACATCAACGTACTGCAGGAAACCTACGCCGATACGGTTCCGGGGCGCCAGCTCTTTGTGATCGTCCACTACACCATTGAGAATACGCGCACCACAACGCTTTCTCCGCTGTATGCCGGAATTTTTCTGGACTGGGACGTGAATCCGGACGCGCAGGACTATGCCCGCTACGACCCGACGCGTCGCCTGGGCATCGTGCAGGATAAAAGCACCAACCCCGATACACTGGCGGCCATTCGCCTGCTGACCCCGGCGCCTTTCTCCTACCGGGTGATCGACAATCCGACGGAACTCTACGACGGCTTCACGCAGAGCGAAAAGTGGAGCGCACTCTCGGGCGGCCTGCAGCGGACGCATCTCAGCAATACCGACGTGTCGCAGCTCATGGCGGCAGGCCCCTTCCGGCTCGATCCGGGCTGCCGCATTCCGGTAGCCTTTGCCATTCTGGCGGCCGCCGATGCCGACACGCTCACGCAGGCAGCCGACGAAGCGCAACGGTTCTGGGACGAGGTCATCCAGCCCTCCATCCCCAACGAGCCGCCCGCCTTCGTGTCCGTGCCCGACACGCTGGTCGCCCATGAAGGCGAAGCGCTCAACTGGCAATTTGCGGCCACCGATCCGGACGCCTGCGCCTCGCTCAGCTTCCGAGTGCTGGAAGGACCGGACGGGTTCTCGGTGGATCCGTTGACCGGCCAGGTCCGGTTTGTGCCCGGCTTCAACCAGGCCGGCACCTACCCGGTACGCCTGCTGGTCACGGACGGCCTGGCCACCGATACGGCCCGGACCGTGCTCGTCGTGCAGGATACCAACAGCCCGCCGACCTTTACGGCCGTGCTCACCGACACGGTGCTCGTGGTGGGCCGGACGTTCCGCTATCAGTTCCGGGCCGAAGATCCGGAAGGTGATCCGCTGACCTATACGCTGGTCGAAGCACCGGTGGGCGCCACCATCGATCCACAGAGTGGCCAGTTTACGTTCACCCCGCAGGAAGTCGGCCAGTACACGGTGGTCGTGGCCGTCAGCGACGGTATGTTCACGCTCGAAACGCCGCGTATTCACCTGGAGGTGATTCCGGCTGAGGCCGGCGTGCAGGTTTACATACCTTCCGGCGGCGGCAACGTCATTCAGATCGTGTACGATGTGCCCGATCCCGAACCCGTGCGCCTGACGATCTACGACCTGCTGGGACGGCGGGTGCGCCAGTTAGTAGACGGCGTGCCGGGCACCGGCCGCCATACCATTACCTGGGACGGCCGCAGCGATGCAGGAATCGAGGTGGCCTCAGGCCTGTACTTCGTCCGCCTGGAGATCGGCGGCAAGGTGGAGACGCGCCCGCTCGTTTACGTGCGCTGA
- the cimA gene encoding citramalate synthase: MKIELFDTTLRDGTQGEHVTLTVDDKIRIARRLDDFGIDVIEGGWPGSNPKDKEFFERARDIEWKHAQICAFGSTRRAGLAPEDDPNLRALLEAETPTVAIFGKSWTLHARVALGVSLEENLELIASSVAYLKAHGRRVIYDAEHFFDGYQDDPAYALETLRAAAEAGADVLVLCDTNGGTLPSDIYRIVGEVRRQFDVPLGIHTHNDTGCAVANTIMAVAAGARHVQGTINGIGERCGNADLCVVIPNLQLKMGFTCVPEEKLAQLTDLSRFVNEVANLTPIDRAPYVGRSAFAHKGGVHVSAVMKDPRAYEHIPPEKVGNRRRVLVSDLSGKSNIQYKAAELGIELKEGEQARQAVQRIKELEHLGYEFQGAEASFELLLRTIQGEDTRFFTLDRLRVRTEIDEDGGVCNSEATLAIRVQGARELVVAEGNGPVDALSNALRKALRCFYPDLDQVHLSDYKVRVLNSDDGTAAAVRVLVEHRDGERRWHTVGVSTNILEASWQALADGIRYYLLKKRQGELAASAALASAQRT; this comes from the coding sequence ATGAAGATCGAACTCTTCGACACGACGCTGCGCGACGGTACCCAGGGCGAACACGTTACGCTGACCGTCGATGACAAAATCCGCATCGCCCGCCGCCTGGACGACTTCGGCATCGACGTGATCGAAGGGGGATGGCCGGGCTCGAATCCCAAGGATAAGGAATTTTTCGAGCGGGCCCGGGACATCGAATGGAAGCATGCGCAGATCTGCGCGTTCGGCTCCACGCGCCGGGCCGGGCTGGCGCCCGAAGACGATCCCAATCTGCGGGCGCTTCTGGAGGCCGAAACGCCCACGGTGGCCATCTTCGGCAAGAGCTGGACGCTGCATGCCCGCGTCGCGCTGGGCGTCTCGCTCGAAGAGAATCTGGAGCTGATCGCCTCGTCGGTGGCCTACCTGAAGGCGCACGGCCGCCGCGTCATCTACGACGCCGAGCATTTCTTCGACGGCTATCAGGACGATCCGGCCTACGCGCTGGAGACGCTGCGTGCGGCGGCCGAGGCCGGCGCCGACGTGCTGGTGCTCTGCGACACGAACGGCGGCACGCTCCCGAGCGACATCTATCGGATCGTGGGGGAGGTGCGACGCCAGTTCGACGTGCCGCTGGGCATCCACACGCACAACGACACGGGCTGCGCCGTGGCCAACACAATCATGGCCGTGGCGGCCGGCGCCCGGCACGTGCAGGGCACGATCAACGGCATCGGGGAACGCTGCGGGAATGCGGATCTGTGTGTGGTCATCCCGAACCTGCAGCTCAAGATGGGCTTCACGTGCGTGCCCGAAGAAAAGCTGGCCCAGTTGACGGACCTTTCCCGCTTCGTCAACGAGGTGGCCAACCTGACGCCGATCGATCGGGCGCCGTACGTGGGGCGGAGCGCTTTCGCGCACAAGGGCGGCGTGCACGTCTCGGCCGTCATGAAAGACCCCCGGGCCTACGAACACATCCCGCCCGAGAAAGTGGGCAACCGCCGCCGGGTGCTGGTCTCGGACCTGTCGGGCAAGAGCAACATCCAGTACAAAGCCGCCGAGCTGGGCATCGAACTCAAAGAAGGCGAGCAGGCCCGACAGGCCGTGCAGCGTATCAAGGAGCTGGAGCACCTGGGCTACGAGTTCCAGGGCGCCGAGGCGTCGTTTGAACTGTTGCTGCGCACGATCCAGGGCGAAGACACGCGTTTCTTCACGCTGGATCGGCTGCGGGTGCGAACCGAAATCGACGAGGACGGCGGCGTCTGCAACTCGGAAGCCACGCTGGCCATTCGTGTGCAGGGAGCACGCGAGCTGGTGGTGGCCGAGGGCAATGGACCGGTCGATGCGCTCTCGAACGCGCTGCGTAAGGCGCTGCGCTGCTTCTACCCGGATCTCGACCAGGTGCACCTGAGCGACTACAAGGTGCGCGTGCTCAACTCCGACGACGGTACGGCCGCGGCCGTGCGCGTGCTCGTGGAACACCGGGACGGCGAGCGCCGCTGGCACACGGTGGGCGTTTCGACGAACATCCTGGAGGCGAGCTGGCAGGCGCTGGCCGACGGCATCCGCTACTACCTGCTGAAAAAGCGGCAGGGCGAGCTGGCCGCTTCGGCGGCGCTGGCTTCGGCTCAGCGCACGTAA
- a CDS encoding single-stranded DNA-binding protein yields MARSINKVILVGNLGQDPELRYTPGGTAVCNMRLATNEVYRDADGNLVERTEWHNLVAWGRLAEICNQYLRKGSKVYVEGSLQTRSWEDRDGNTRYTTEIKIREMVMLDPRSEAAPESGASIAAPTQRQAAAPRQTFAPEPEPEAFDEDAYTLSPDDDLPF; encoded by the coding sequence ATGGCACGCAGCATCAACAAGGTTATTCTCGTCGGCAACCTGGGGCAGGATCCCGAACTCCGCTACACGCCCGGCGGCACGGCCGTCTGCAACATGCGTCTGGCCACCAACGAGGTCTATCGCGATGCCGATGGCAATCTGGTGGAGCGCACGGAGTGGCATAATCTGGTGGCCTGGGGACGGCTGGCAGAGATCTGCAATCAGTACCTCCGGAAAGGCTCCAAGGTGTACGTGGAGGGTTCGCTCCAGACGCGCTCGTGGGAAGACCGCGATGGCAACACCCGGTACACCACGGAGATCAAGATCCGGGAGATGGTGATGCTGGATCCGCGGAGCGAGGCCGCACCCGAGTCGGGGGCATCCATTGCGGCCCCGACACAGCGCCAGGCGGCCGCGCCGCGTCAGACGTTTGCGCCGGAGCCCGAACCGGAAGCCTTCGATGAGGACGCCTACACGCTGTCGCCGGACGACGACCTGCCGTTCTGA